A single region of the Vespula pensylvanica isolate Volc-1 chromosome 8, ASM1446617v1, whole genome shotgun sequence genome encodes:
- the LOC122631183 gene encoding protein rolling stone-like isoform X1: protein MPSKCNNKVDDRDLPERTSCIGDRIKDPLVNLAVTTIGRQAMLNKFWSYEVLQKYFHTKTEPPHVQLFSQPKCQMYVATWYLLYRWLIFVAWISIIICSIFEFGSYEPLFKWQKWSIYLTNWDLLLGVTQAFLGALIVSKRWRQQKDAAFNPYDMKLTMLEKSYWVFYTVTSTLAVGVTITYWTAVYNPKIHHIDPLNILLHICNSILMFLDLSITSVPLYMKNVWWCLIIILFYIIFSVIYYAAGGLDKNGYHYIYKILDWEKPGQTLLICIGGMVFVILMHFILCLLGNAKDCLYIRITKKLHDIPSTTKIDFTVTKKEAEIV, encoded by the exons ATGCCTTCAAAGTGTAACAACAAAGTTGATGATCGAGATCTTCCTGAAAGAACATCATGTATCGGTGACAGGATAAAGGATCCTCTTGTCAATCTAGCGGTAACCACCATCG gtcGCCAAgctatgttaaataaattttggaGTTATGAAGTCTTACAAAAATACTTTCACACAAAAACAGAGCCACCTCATGTACAACTGTTTTCCCAACCAAAATGTCAAATGTACGTGGCTACGTGGTATTTGCTTTATCGTTGGTTGATCTTCGTCGCCTGGATCAGTATTATCATCTGCTCGATTTTCGAATTTGGAAGTTATGAACCTCTCTTCAAATGGCAAAAATGGTCAATTTATTTGACGAATTGGGATTTGCTATTAGGAGTAACACAAGCATTTTTAGGAGCCTTAATAGTTTCTAAAAGATGGAGACAACAAAAGGATGCAGCTTTCAATCCTTATGATATGAAATTAACGATGCTAGAAAAGTCCTATTGGGTTTTCTATACTGTGACATCTACTTTAGCTGTAGGTGTAACTATTACTTATTGGACTGCAGTATACAATCCTAAGATTCATCATATAGATCcattaaatatcttattacATATTTGTAACAGTATTTTAATGTTCTTAGATCTATCTATCACAAGTGTTccattatatatgaaaaatgtttggTGGTGCcttatcataatattattttatataatattttccgtAATATATTACGCAGCAGGTGGCCTGGATAAAAATGGATATCATTATATCTACAAAATTCTTGATTGGGAAAAGCCAGGTCAAACGTTATTGATATGTATAGGTGGTATGgtgtttgttatattaatgCATTTCATACTATGTCTTCTTGGTAATGCCAAAGACTGCTTGTATATTAGAATTACTAAAAAACTTCACGATATTCCTTCAACGACAAAAATCGATTTCactgtaacaaaaaaagaagcagaaattgtttga
- the LOC122631183 gene encoding protein rolling stone-like isoform X2 → MVLHIKGLLSPRKFIFLFFRCSLCRQAMLNKFWSYEVLQKYFHTKTEPPHVQLFSQPKCQMYVATWYLLYRWLIFVAWISIIICSIFEFGSYEPLFKWQKWSIYLTNWDLLLGVTQAFLGALIVSKRWRQQKDAAFNPYDMKLTMLEKSYWVFYTVTSTLAVGVTITYWTAVYNPKIHHIDPLNILLHICNSILMFLDLSITSVPLYMKNVWWCLIIILFYIIFSVIYYAAGGLDKNGYHYIYKILDWEKPGQTLLICIGGMVFVILMHFILCLLGNAKDCLYIRITKKLHDIPSTTKIDFTVTKKEAEIV, encoded by the exons atgGTTTTACATATCAAAGGATTATTATCACCTCgcaaatttatattcttattttttcggTGTTCTTTAT gtcGCCAAgctatgttaaataaattttggaGTTATGAAGTCTTACAAAAATACTTTCACACAAAAACAGAGCCACCTCATGTACAACTGTTTTCCCAACCAAAATGTCAAATGTACGTGGCTACGTGGTATTTGCTTTATCGTTGGTTGATCTTCGTCGCCTGGATCAGTATTATCATCTGCTCGATTTTCGAATTTGGAAGTTATGAACCTCTCTTCAAATGGCAAAAATGGTCAATTTATTTGACGAATTGGGATTTGCTATTAGGAGTAACACAAGCATTTTTAGGAGCCTTAATAGTTTCTAAAAGATGGAGACAACAAAAGGATGCAGCTTTCAATCCTTATGATATGAAATTAACGATGCTAGAAAAGTCCTATTGGGTTTTCTATACTGTGACATCTACTTTAGCTGTAGGTGTAACTATTACTTATTGGACTGCAGTATACAATCCTAAGATTCATCATATAGATCcattaaatatcttattacATATTTGTAACAGTATTTTAATGTTCTTAGATCTATCTATCACAAGTGTTccattatatatgaaaaatgtttggTGGTGCcttatcataatattattttatataatattttccgtAATATATTACGCAGCAGGTGGCCTGGATAAAAATGGATATCATTATATCTACAAAATTCTTGATTGGGAAAAGCCAGGTCAAACGTTATTGATATGTATAGGTGGTATGgtgtttgttatattaatgCATTTCATACTATGTCTTCTTGGTAATGCCAAAGACTGCTTGTATATTAGAATTACTAAAAAACTTCACGATATTCCTTCAACGACAAAAATCGATTTCactgtaacaaaaaaagaagcagaaattgtttga
- the LOC122631183 gene encoding protein rolling stone-like isoform X3 — protein MLNKFWSYEVLQKYFHTKTEPPHVQLFSQPKCQMYVATWYLLYRWLIFVAWISIIICSIFEFGSYEPLFKWQKWSIYLTNWDLLLGVTQAFLGALIVSKRWRQQKDAAFNPYDMKLTMLEKSYWVFYTVTSTLAVGVTITYWTAVYNPKIHHIDPLNILLHICNSILMFLDLSITSVPLYMKNVWWCLIIILFYIIFSVIYYAAGGLDKNGYHYIYKILDWEKPGQTLLICIGGMVFVILMHFILCLLGNAKDCLYIRITKKLHDIPSTTKIDFTVTKKEAEIV, from the coding sequence atgttaaataaattttggaGTTATGAAGTCTTACAAAAATACTTTCACACAAAAACAGAGCCACCTCATGTACAACTGTTTTCCCAACCAAAATGTCAAATGTACGTGGCTACGTGGTATTTGCTTTATCGTTGGTTGATCTTCGTCGCCTGGATCAGTATTATCATCTGCTCGATTTTCGAATTTGGAAGTTATGAACCTCTCTTCAAATGGCAAAAATGGTCAATTTATTTGACGAATTGGGATTTGCTATTAGGAGTAACACAAGCATTTTTAGGAGCCTTAATAGTTTCTAAAAGATGGAGACAACAAAAGGATGCAGCTTTCAATCCTTATGATATGAAATTAACGATGCTAGAAAAGTCCTATTGGGTTTTCTATACTGTGACATCTACTTTAGCTGTAGGTGTAACTATTACTTATTGGACTGCAGTATACAATCCTAAGATTCATCATATAGATCcattaaatatcttattacATATTTGTAACAGTATTTTAATGTTCTTAGATCTATCTATCACAAGTGTTccattatatatgaaaaatgtttggTGGTGCcttatcataatattattttatataatattttccgtAATATATTACGCAGCAGGTGGCCTGGATAAAAATGGATATCATTATATCTACAAAATTCTTGATTGGGAAAAGCCAGGTCAAACGTTATTGATATGTATAGGTGGTATGgtgtttgttatattaatgCATTTCATACTATGTCTTCTTGGTAATGCCAAAGACTGCTTGTATATTAGAATTACTAAAAAACTTCACGATATTCCTTCAACGACAAAAATCGATTTCactgtaacaaaaaaagaagcagaaattgtttga
- the LOC122631177 gene encoding zinc finger and BTB domain-containing protein 17-like isoform X2, whose product MSRKGVPSASKSKQVPRIFRNRRAPSFARVWTHVDVGIGSITSEQNDTNSLTSSPDERKRRIDDKKGKVKARNNEEAIGYTEKVWCLDYSSIHNGVFSDGGADLIEKTTDVETVADIEKWLKTRTESVSSMDLDVIKSEVEEGVERYLNNELPHSFLGKDPDALSIDIDLSDKKLNLSYEHSILQEFQTEKLLEVCEKDDEFILPEFRLDQLDPLSLSPDDMMVAGEILPSTSGPTALNTPNEHLTDTSIQSEEGVQLVGEGDETENHTSADDSVEMADLPIDFENIDVMQETSGANNIVSSSKSTSNSFTDVFNNDNVIENTTGIINIANSGNIIMEQLKSKARIKLEPRIIKKRRRISEKFDKKIESKEGVMAVVAISTDKISNMTQIVINTGTEEQIYQGKTSELIEATGNFPKLPRIDTSPGWTGTSECNSEMNPSNQHEMIISNALAELGVTDDNLQPITITEQGKLWLCPREDCNRQFSRLYALKGHLLAHYGVRPFKCDYEGCAWAFYSEFKLKRHKETHSKRKDYVCQVQGCNRRFTTIYNLWSHEKLHSRPNRITCQVPNCQEKFQTKRALELHMKSHDQSHAPYVCKHEGCGKRYYSSNALTSHQRCHSYKEIDVKCSWPGCGCQWAFSSSSKLKRHQKKHTNERKFICDVASCGKAFMRSEHLKEHRLTHKEGRYFQCYICNTQFSAKSSLYVHIKKHQNKEDIERNSRESSNSQKRVKMTESHCSRVNPVIKLKKKSIEFNKELISQNASVPVLSQPCETSLNNGNENQSLKVITHQDEIKTLYHCPVETCTRSYSTKATLRAHMSKIHGTPIGDCDKSLKSRATDITTTNTDYILYATPSSTSEPTEQMIMVTPCDAVIVSASSEMNSLPETQPPLLGTVLRNDSIHENATNEQLLQSNLRKDHGSARTSLTFSDVWKLKTNGASMNSVAGASDVILGASDMEEELLFTEELPSMYYQDDVGGTEYQVLLLDSGPSESAVNLRGLE is encoded by the exons ATGTCTCGTAAAGGAGTTCCCTCCGCTTCTAAGTCAAAACAAGTCCCGCGAATCTTTCGTAACCGTCGAGCTCCATCGTTCGCTCGTGTTTGGACTCACGTGGACGTCGGTATCGGTTCAATTACATCGGAGCAAAACGATACGAATTCTCTAACGTCTTCTCcggacgaaaggaaaagacgaatcgacgataaaaaaggaaaagtgaaaGCAAGAAACAACGAGGAAGCGATCGGTTATACCGAAAAGGTTTGGTGCTTGGATTATTCGTCGATTCACAACGGTGTTTTTTCAGACGGTGGTGCTGATTTGATCGAAAAGACAACAGACGTTGAGACAGTTGCCGACATCGAGAAATGGTTGAAAACACGAACCGAGTCCGTGTCAAGCATGGACTTAGACGTTATCAAGTCGGAGGTAGAAGAAGGCGTCGAAAGATATTTGAACAACGAATTGCCACACTCTTTCCTGGGAAAGGATCCTGATGCACTGTCTATAGATATAGATTTGTCCGATAAAAAACTTAACCTGAGTTACGAGCATTCCATACTCCAAGAATTTCAGACTGAAAAGCTGTTGGAGGTTTGTGAAAAGGATGATGAATTCATACTGCCTGAATTTAGATTGGACCAACTCGatcctttatctctttcacCCGACGATATGATGGTAGCTGGAGAAATTTTACCATCTACCAGTGGTCCAACGGCTTTGAATACACCTAACGAACATCTAACTGATACGTCTATTCAGTCAGAAGAAGGAGTGCAGTTGGTAGGTGAAGGAGACGAAACAGAGAATCATACTTCGGCAGATGATTCTGTAGAAATGGCAGATTTACctattgattttgaaaatatcgatgTTATGCAAGAAACTTCAGGAGctaataatattgtttcttcttctaaaaGTACATCAAACTCTTTTACAgatgtatttaataatgataatgttatagaaaatacaacaggtattattaatatagctAACTCAGGCAATATAATTATGGAACAATTAAAATCAAAGGCACGAATAAAATTGGAGCCAAGAATTATCAAGAAGCGTAGGAGAATATctgaaaaatttgataaaaaaatagaatcgaaAGAAGGCGTAATGGCTGTTGTTGCTATATCAACTgacaaaatttctaatatgacgcaaattgttattaatactGGTACAGAGGAACAAATATATCAGGGTAAAACTTCAGAATTGATTGAAGCTACCGGAAATTTTCCAAAACTGCCGAGAATAGATACTTCTCCTGGTTGGACTGGAACTTCCGAATGTAATTCTGAAATGAACCCGAGCAATCAGCATGAAATGATAATATCTAATGCTTTAGCAGAATTAGGTGTTACAGATGACAATTTGCAACCTATTACGATAACCGAGCAAGGGAAATTGTGGTTATGTCCACGAGAAGATTGTAATAGACAATTTAGTAGACTTTATGCTTTAAAAGGACACTTGCTAGCTCATTATGGAGTAAGACCATTTAAG TGCGATTATGAAGGATGTGCATGGGCATTTTATTctgaatttaaattaaaacgacATAAAGAAACTCATTCAAAACGTAAGGATTATGTTTGCCAAGTACAAGGTTGCAATAGAAGATTTACTaccatatataatttatggaGTCATGAGAAGTTACATAGTCGTCCAAATAGAATTACGTGTCAAGTACCAAATTGTCaggaaaaatttcaaacgaaaagaGCACTTGAGTTGCATATGAAATCACATGATCAGAGTCATGCTCCTTATGTTTGTAAACATGAAGGTTGTGGTAAAAGGTATTATAGTAGTAATGCATTAACATCACATCAGAGGTGTCACAGTTACAAAGAAATCGATGTAAAGTGTTCATGGCCCGGATGTG GCTGTCAGTGGGCTTTTTCATCATCCAGTAAGTTGAAAAGGCATCAAAAAAAGCATACTAATGAACGGAAATTTATATGTGATGTTGCTTCCTGTGGAAAAGCATTTATGAGGTCTGAGCATCTTAAAGAACATAGATTGACGCACAAGGAAGGGAGGTACTTTCAATGTTACATATGCAATACACAATTTTCTGCAAAAAGTAGTTTATATGTACACATTAAGAAACATCAAAATAAAGAagacatagaaagaaattcgCGCGAATCTTCAAATAGTCAAAAACGTGTTAAAATGACAGAATCTCATTGTTCTAGAGTAAATCCtgttataaaattgaaaaaaaaatctatagaaTTTAACAAAGAACTTATTTCCCAGAATGCTTCTGTACCAGTATTGTCTCAACCATGTGAAACGAGTTTAAATAATGGCAATGAAAATCAAAGTTTAAAAGTTATAACACAtcaagatgaaataaaaactttatatCATTGTCCTGTAGAGACATGTACAAGATCGTATAGTACAAAAGCCACATTAAGAGCGCATATGTCGAAAATACATGGTACACCTATTGGAGATTgtgataaatcattaaaaagtaGAGCTACTGACATTACAACTACTAATACGGACTACATTTTATATGCTACACCTTCTTCAACATCAGAACCCACAGAGCAAATGATCATGGTAACGCCTTGCGATGCTGTTATTGTTAGCGCATCTTCGGAAATGAATTCTTTGCCTGAAACACAACCACCTCTCTTAGGCACAGTGCTAAGAAATGATTCTATCCATGAAAATGCAACAAATGAACAATTATTGCAATCAAATCTCAGAAAAGATCATGGCTCTGCAAGGACCAGTTTGACATTTTCAGATGTGTGGAAATTAAAGACAAATGGTGCATCCATGAACTCTGTTGCAGGAGCATCTGATGTTATATTAGGTGCAAGTGATATGGAAGAAGAATTATTGTTTACTGAAGAATTACCATCAATGTATTATCAAGATGATGTGGGAGGAACAGAATATCAGGTTTTATTACTTGATTCAGGACCATCAGAAAGTGCTGTAAATTTGCGTGGTCTTGAATAA
- the LOC122631177 gene encoding zinc finger and BTB domain-containing protein 17-like isoform X1 produces MSRKGVPSASKSKQVPRIFRNRRAPSFARVWTHVDVGIGSITSEQNDTNSLTSSPDERKRRIDDKKGKVKARNNEEAIGYTEKVWCLDYSSIHNGVFSDGGADLIEKTTDVETVADIEKWLKTRTESVSSMDLDVIKSEVEEGVERYLNNELPHSFLGKDPDALSIDIDLSDKKLNLSYEHSILQEFQTEKLLEVCEKDDEFILPEFRLDQLDPLSLSPDDMMVAGEILPSTSGPTALNTPNEHLTDTSIQSEEGVQLVGEGDETENHTSADDSVEMADLPIDFENIDVMQETSGANNIVSSSKSTSNSFTDVFNNDNVIENTTGIINIANSGNIIMEQLKSKARIKLEPRIIKKRRRISEKFDKKIESKEGVMAVVAISTDKISNMTQIVINTGTEEQIYQGKTSELIEATGNFPKLPRIDTSPGWTGTSECNSEMNPSNQHEMIISNALAELGVTDDNLQPITITEQGKLWLCPREDCNRQFSRLYALKGHLLAHYGVRPFKCDYEGCAWAFYSEFKLKRHKETHSKRKDYVCQVQGCNRRFTTIYNLWSHEKLHSRPNRITCQVPNCQEKFQTKRALELHMKSHDQSHAPYVCKHEGCGKRYYSSNALTSHQRCHSYKEIDVKCSWPGCGKVFDKPCRLKAHIRSHTGCKPYLCTFQGCQWAFSSSSKLKRHQKKHTNERKFICDVASCGKAFMRSEHLKEHRLTHKEGRYFQCYICNTQFSAKSSLYVHIKKHQNKEDIERNSRESSNSQKRVKMTESHCSRVNPVIKLKKKSIEFNKELISQNASVPVLSQPCETSLNNGNENQSLKVITHQDEIKTLYHCPVETCTRSYSTKATLRAHMSKIHGTPIGDCDKSLKSRATDITTTNTDYILYATPSSTSEPTEQMIMVTPCDAVIVSASSEMNSLPETQPPLLGTVLRNDSIHENATNEQLLQSNLRKDHGSARTSLTFSDVWKLKTNGASMNSVAGASDVILGASDMEEELLFTEELPSMYYQDDVGGTEYQVLLLDSGPSESAVNLRGLE; encoded by the exons ATGTCTCGTAAAGGAGTTCCCTCCGCTTCTAAGTCAAAACAAGTCCCGCGAATCTTTCGTAACCGTCGAGCTCCATCGTTCGCTCGTGTTTGGACTCACGTGGACGTCGGTATCGGTTCAATTACATCGGAGCAAAACGATACGAATTCTCTAACGTCTTCTCcggacgaaaggaaaagacgaatcgacgataaaaaaggaaaagtgaaaGCAAGAAACAACGAGGAAGCGATCGGTTATACCGAAAAGGTTTGGTGCTTGGATTATTCGTCGATTCACAACGGTGTTTTTTCAGACGGTGGTGCTGATTTGATCGAAAAGACAACAGACGTTGAGACAGTTGCCGACATCGAGAAATGGTTGAAAACACGAACCGAGTCCGTGTCAAGCATGGACTTAGACGTTATCAAGTCGGAGGTAGAAGAAGGCGTCGAAAGATATTTGAACAACGAATTGCCACACTCTTTCCTGGGAAAGGATCCTGATGCACTGTCTATAGATATAGATTTGTCCGATAAAAAACTTAACCTGAGTTACGAGCATTCCATACTCCAAGAATTTCAGACTGAAAAGCTGTTGGAGGTTTGTGAAAAGGATGATGAATTCATACTGCCTGAATTTAGATTGGACCAACTCGatcctttatctctttcacCCGACGATATGATGGTAGCTGGAGAAATTTTACCATCTACCAGTGGTCCAACGGCTTTGAATACACCTAACGAACATCTAACTGATACGTCTATTCAGTCAGAAGAAGGAGTGCAGTTGGTAGGTGAAGGAGACGAAACAGAGAATCATACTTCGGCAGATGATTCTGTAGAAATGGCAGATTTACctattgattttgaaaatatcgatgTTATGCAAGAAACTTCAGGAGctaataatattgtttcttcttctaaaaGTACATCAAACTCTTTTACAgatgtatttaataatgataatgttatagaaaatacaacaggtattattaatatagctAACTCAGGCAATATAATTATGGAACAATTAAAATCAAAGGCACGAATAAAATTGGAGCCAAGAATTATCAAGAAGCGTAGGAGAATATctgaaaaatttgataaaaaaatagaatcgaaAGAAGGCGTAATGGCTGTTGTTGCTATATCAACTgacaaaatttctaatatgacgcaaattgttattaatactGGTACAGAGGAACAAATATATCAGGGTAAAACTTCAGAATTGATTGAAGCTACCGGAAATTTTCCAAAACTGCCGAGAATAGATACTTCTCCTGGTTGGACTGGAACTTCCGAATGTAATTCTGAAATGAACCCGAGCAATCAGCATGAAATGATAATATCTAATGCTTTAGCAGAATTAGGTGTTACAGATGACAATTTGCAACCTATTACGATAACCGAGCAAGGGAAATTGTGGTTATGTCCACGAGAAGATTGTAATAGACAATTTAGTAGACTTTATGCTTTAAAAGGACACTTGCTAGCTCATTATGGAGTAAGACCATTTAAG TGCGATTATGAAGGATGTGCATGGGCATTTTATTctgaatttaaattaaaacgacATAAAGAAACTCATTCAAAACGTAAGGATTATGTTTGCCAAGTACAAGGTTGCAATAGAAGATTTACTaccatatataatttatggaGTCATGAGAAGTTACATAGTCGTCCAAATAGAATTACGTGTCAAGTACCAAATTGTCaggaaaaatttcaaacgaaaagaGCACTTGAGTTGCATATGAAATCACATGATCAGAGTCATGCTCCTTATGTTTGTAAACATGAAGGTTGTGGTAAAAGGTATTATAGTAGTAATGCATTAACATCACATCAGAGGTGTCACAGTTACAAAGAAATCGATGTAAAGTGTTCATGGCCCGGATGTGGTAAGGTATTTGATAAACCGTGTAGACTCAAAGCACACATACGTTCTCACACTGGGTGTAAGCCATATCTTTGCACTTTTCAAGGCTGTCAGTGGGCTTTTTCATCATCCAGTAAGTTGAAAAGGCATCAAAAAAAGCATACTAATGAACGGAAATTTATATGTGATGTTGCTTCCTGTGGAAAAGCATTTATGAGGTCTGAGCATCTTAAAGAACATAGATTGACGCACAAGGAAGGGAGGTACTTTCAATGTTACATATGCAATACACAATTTTCTGCAAAAAGTAGTTTATATGTACACATTAAGAAACATCAAAATAAAGAagacatagaaagaaattcgCGCGAATCTTCAAATAGTCAAAAACGTGTTAAAATGACAGAATCTCATTGTTCTAGAGTAAATCCtgttataaaattgaaaaaaaaatctatagaaTTTAACAAAGAACTTATTTCCCAGAATGCTTCTGTACCAGTATTGTCTCAACCATGTGAAACGAGTTTAAATAATGGCAATGAAAATCAAAGTTTAAAAGTTATAACACAtcaagatgaaataaaaactttatatCATTGTCCTGTAGAGACATGTACAAGATCGTATAGTACAAAAGCCACATTAAGAGCGCATATGTCGAAAATACATGGTACACCTATTGGAGATTgtgataaatcattaaaaagtaGAGCTACTGACATTACAACTACTAATACGGACTACATTTTATATGCTACACCTTCTTCAACATCAGAACCCACAGAGCAAATGATCATGGTAACGCCTTGCGATGCTGTTATTGTTAGCGCATCTTCGGAAATGAATTCTTTGCCTGAAACACAACCACCTCTCTTAGGCACAGTGCTAAGAAATGATTCTATCCATGAAAATGCAACAAATGAACAATTATTGCAATCAAATCTCAGAAAAGATCATGGCTCTGCAAGGACCAGTTTGACATTTTCAGATGTGTGGAAATTAAAGACAAATGGTGCATCCATGAACTCTGTTGCAGGAGCATCTGATGTTATATTAGGTGCAAGTGATATGGAAGAAGAATTATTGTTTACTGAAGAATTACCATCAATGTATTATCAAGATGATGTGGGAGGAACAGAATATCAGGTTTTATTACTTGATTCAGGACCATCAGAAAGTGCTGTAAATTTGCGTGGTCTTGAATAA
- the LOC122631182 gene encoding uncharacterized protein LOC122631182 produces the protein MALFRTIINISSLPLFNINKHVSNFQKIPIFCNIFKQNIRTYQIGKSKREMLTFNKENKYISGSCRKLPLTRIEPSTGQPSKCLEDYSKPKRSLLKFRKSPPVIKEKPTNCKKIEPVKVKPPSWKRFFGIDSKKPCPSLCICPITYQKQMALRKQDPRLLNPCYQSTLGDVLIYTEIIKTKNHECPEPQPKPHRSYKIPRAVLSKAIIANIGKKLRPYSGLQCQNHKCKINQFQTNSIPFKEMRPIMKEKCAFTCKDGITTNNIMQPFNTKMNSYGKSFVKVIRNPKHSLDENLQTTCDTEKLTKSTNETERLSKLTCETEKLTKLTCEIGNLTKPTCETKKLTKSTCETEKISNEKIKDQKDDLQSNDIKNSAKNQEIKTKEV, from the exons atggCACTTTTTCGGacaataatcaatatttcaaGTTTACCTTTATTTAAT ATTAACAAACATGTCagcaattttcaaaaaataccaatattttgtaatatctttAAACAAAACATTAGAACCTATCAAATTGGAAAAtctaaaagagaaatgttaacatttaataaagagaataaatatatatcaggAAGCTGTAGAAAATTACCTCTTACTCGAATAGAACCTTCTACCGGACAACCCTCTAAATGCTTAGAAGACTACAGTAAACCAAAAAGAAGTTTATTGAAATTTCGTAAATCTCCACctgtaattaaagaaaaacctACTAATTGCAAAAAGATTGAACCCGTAAAAGTAAAACCACCTTCTTGGAAACGTTTTTTTGGAATTGACTCAAAGAAACCCTGTCCATCATTATGTATCTGTCCAATAACTTATCAGAAACAAATGGCATTACGCAAGCAAGATCCACGCTTGTTAAATCCATGTTATCAATCAACTCTTGGAGATGTGTTAATTTAtacagaaataattaaaactaaaaaCCACGAATGTCCTGAACCGCAGCCAAAACCACATCGTTCATATAAAATTCCTAGAGCTGTCTTAAGTAAAGCAATTATAGCAAATATtggaaaa AAATTACGTCCTTATTCTGGCTTACAATGTCAAAACCATAAATGCAAGATTAATCAATTTCAAACAAATTCAATTCCTTTTAAAGAAATGAGAccaataatgaaagaaaaatgtgcaTTCACTTGCAAAGATGGAATTACGACTAATAATATTATGCAACCgtttaatacaaaaatgaatTCGTATGGAAAATCTTTCGTAAAAGTCATAAGAAATCCTAAACATTCATTAGATGAAAATTTACAAACCACATGTGATACCGAAAAATTAACTAAATCAACGAATGAAACTGAAAGATTAAGTAAATTAACATGTGAAACTGAAAAATTAACTAAATTAACATGTGAAATTGGAAATTTAACTAAACCAACATGTGAAACTAAAAAATTAACTAAATCAACATGTGAAactgaaaaaatatcaaatgaaaagataaaggatCAAAAGGATGATTTACAATCGAATGACATAAAAAATAG TGcaaaaaatcaagaaattaaaacaaaagaagtctga